Proteins encoded together in one Telopea speciosissima isolate NSW1024214 ecotype Mountain lineage chromosome 4, Tspe_v1, whole genome shotgun sequence window:
- the LOC122657799 gene encoding soluble inorganic pyrophosphatase-like yields the protein MASNDGEGSQKNSKFPPVVLNERILSSMSRRSVAAHPWHDLEIGPGAPAVFNCVIEIGKGSKVKYELDKKWPYKSMISPLDSFFVIAQYCY from the exons ATGGCTAGCAATGATGGAGAAGGGAGCCAGAAGAATTCAAAATTTCCTCCAGTTGTTCTTAATGAGAGGATACTTTCTTCCATGTCTCGAAGATCTGTTGCTGCTCATCCATGGCATGACCTTGAGATTG GACCTGGTGCACCAGCTGTTTTCAATTGTGTAA TTGAAATTGGGAAGGGTAGCAAGGTCAAGTATGAGCTTGACAAGAAGTGGCCTTATAAAAGTATGATTTCTCCACTTGATTCCTTTTTTGTCATTGCTCAGTATTGCTAttaa